From the genome of Geoglobus ahangari, one region includes:
- a CDS encoding radical SAM protein, which translates to MPTNCCNSWFCNGSRLEGYNLAVFYYGCNFDCLYCQNWEHKHVERAPAVKLEDAVKAALDPRVRCICHFGGSPEPQMPFALRFSEEVLERKPDTMICWEWNGDGSRRLAMRAGEISSLSKGTVKFDLKAWSEDLHLILTGWSNRNVLKNFEALAERYPEVISATTLLVPYYVDAEEVEGIAKLIASINDEIPYSLLVFHPDYRLSDLPVTLREQVLECLRAAKRHLKNVHLGNRHLLGW; encoded by the coding sequence CTGCCAACAAACTGCTGCAACTCCTGGTTCTGCAACGGCTCGAGGCTTGAGGGCTACAACCTCGCGGTCTTCTACTACGGCTGCAACTTCGACTGCCTGTACTGCCAGAACTGGGAGCACAAGCACGTTGAGAGAGCTCCAGCCGTGAAACTTGAGGACGCGGTTAAGGCGGCGCTGGACCCGAGAGTCAGGTGTATATGCCACTTTGGCGGGTCTCCTGAGCCCCAGATGCCCTTCGCGCTGAGGTTCAGCGAGGAGGTTCTGGAGAGGAAGCCCGACACAATGATCTGCTGGGAGTGGAACGGAGACGGCAGCAGGAGGCTGGCCATGAGGGCGGGAGAGATCAGCAGCCTGAGCAAAGGCACAGTGAAGTTCGACCTGAAGGCGTGGAGCGAAGACCTGCACCTCATTCTCACAGGATGGAGCAACAGGAACGTTCTGAAGAACTTCGAGGCTCTGGCCGAAAGGTACCCTGAGGTGATCTCGGCAACCACCCTCCTCGTACCCTACTACGTTGATGCGGAGGAGGTGGAGGGCATAGCGAAACTCATCGCCAGCATAAACGACGAGATCCCCTACTCGCTACTCGTCTTCCATCCTGACTACAGGCTCTCAGACCTTCCTGTGACGCTGAGGGAGCAGGTCCTCGAGTGCCTGAGGGCTGCGAAAAGGCACCTGAAGAACGTTCACCTGGGCAACAGGCACCTTCTGGGGTGGTAG
- the ribC gene encoding riboflavin synthase translates to MKIGIVDTTFSRINMGAIAIDELRNYAGVKYVRRTVPGIKDLPVEAKRLIEEEECDIVITLGWVGKAEKDALSYIALSVGKIIAELMTNKHIIDVTIHEDEAEDEKTLLMVAENRVREHVRNAVDLIRNPERLVKQAGTGQRQGYEDVGPIQR, encoded by the coding sequence ATGAAGATCGGCATCGTGGACACAACCTTCTCGAGGATAAACATGGGTGCGATAGCCATAGACGAACTCAGGAACTACGCGGGAGTGAAGTATGTAAGGAGAACAGTCCCGGGAATAAAGGACTTGCCGGTGGAGGCGAAGAGGCTCATAGAGGAGGAGGAGTGCGACATAGTCATAACCCTCGGATGGGTCGGGAAGGCTGAGAAGGACGCGCTGAGCTACATCGCCCTCTCGGTTGGGAAGATAATCGCCGAGCTGATGACGAACAAACACATAATCGACGTCACCATCCACGAGGATGAGGCGGAGGATGAGAAGACGTTACTCATGGTCGCCGAGAACAGGGTCAGAGAGCACGTGAGAAACGCTGTAGACCTGATCAGGAATCCTGAGAGGCTCGTGAAGCAGGCGGGAACCGGGCAGAGGCAGGGTTACGAGGACGTTGGCCCCATACAGAGGTAG
- a CDS encoding pyridoxal-phosphate-dependent aminotransferase family protein, with translation MKPDGLLMIPGPVKLHERIINAMAKQMIGHRSKDFEEVFEYCINAIKPLFGTHGDVAIISGSGTAGMEAAIASFSKVRRITCIDNGKFGERFAKIARRYTEVDHLRFEWGESVDLERVEQSLANGSEAVAFVHNETSTGILNPAEEISRIAKKYDALVIMDGITSVGGDEVRMDDWGVDVAVVGSQKCLGAPPGLAAVAVNDRAWDFYNENVPFYLDLKAYVKKAKDNQTPYTPAVPLFLALAEALRIIEEEGLENRIARHRKLANATRKWAEEAGLELFPKLNEHSRYSNTVTAIRMPEGVSDKELRGTLREEYGITISGGQEHLKGKIFRIGHMGNVNKRDLLATLAAVEEILLRKGAVKPAIHAAMEALR, from the coding sequence ATGAAGCCTGATGGCTTGCTTATGATTCCGGGCCCGGTAAAGCTGCACGAGAGGATAATAAACGCGATGGCCAAGCAGATGATAGGCCACAGGAGCAAGGACTTCGAGGAGGTTTTTGAGTACTGCATAAACGCAATAAAGCCACTCTTCGGCACTCACGGAGATGTCGCGATCATCTCTGGCAGCGGTACAGCCGGGATGGAGGCCGCCATAGCTTCATTCTCCAAAGTGAGGAGGATCACCTGCATAGACAACGGGAAGTTCGGCGAGAGGTTTGCAAAGATAGCAAGGAGGTACACTGAGGTAGATCACCTGAGGTTCGAGTGGGGGGAGAGCGTAGATCTGGAGAGGGTCGAGCAGTCCCTCGCCAATGGGAGCGAGGCGGTTGCATTCGTCCACAACGAGACCTCCACGGGCATACTCAATCCAGCTGAGGAGATCTCGAGAATAGCGAAGAAGTACGACGCACTCGTCATAATGGACGGAATCACAAGCGTTGGTGGAGATGAGGTTAGGATGGACGACTGGGGCGTGGATGTGGCCGTGGTGGGGTCGCAGAAATGCCTCGGAGCTCCTCCCGGACTCGCGGCTGTAGCGGTTAACGACAGGGCGTGGGACTTCTACAACGAGAACGTGCCGTTCTATCTCGACCTGAAGGCCTACGTGAAGAAGGCGAAGGACAACCAGACCCCGTACACTCCAGCCGTCCCGCTCTTCCTCGCCTTGGCAGAGGCTCTCAGGATAATCGAGGAGGAGGGGCTTGAGAACAGGATCGCGAGGCACAGAAAGCTCGCAAACGCCACGAGGAAGTGGGCAGAAGAGGCTGGATTGGAGCTGTTCCCGAAGCTGAATGAGCACTCGCGGTACTCCAACACCGTCACGGCCATAAGGATGCCTGAAGGGGTGAGTGACAAGGAGCTCAGGGGTACGCTCAGGGAGGAGTACGGGATAACGATCTCCGGAGGTCAGGAGCACCTTAAGGGCAAGATCTTCAGGATAGGGCACATGGGCAACGTCAACAAGAGAGATCTCCTCGCAACCCTCGCCGCGGTTGAGGAGATCCTCCTCAGGAAAGGTGCCGTAAAACCCGCAATTCACGCGGCCATGGAGGCTCTGAGATGA